In Exiguobacterium sibiricum 7-3, a genomic segment contains:
- a CDS encoding Cof-type HAD-IIB family hydrolase, producing the protein MAYEMIVLDLDDTLLTSDHTISPKTKESLLDAQRRGKKVVLASGRPTYAMIDLAKELELARYGSYILSFNGASIIDCKTNESLFSSTLLPETVHRLYDLSKRENIDIHTYVGHEILTERANAFTTIEGELTGMDVITVTDFKASITEPVVKCLMLAEENRLAEVEQKLQVELAGELAVARSKPFFLEFTEAGVTKGTSLALLAERLGIKQSDVIACGDGNNDLSMIEWAGLGVAMANAADTVKEKAQYMTASNDEDGIALVIEKFMMD; encoded by the coding sequence ATGGCTTACGAAATGATTGTACTTGATCTTGACGATACATTATTGACGAGCGACCATACGATTTCTCCAAAAACGAAAGAATCGTTACTCGATGCACAGCGTCGCGGAAAAAAAGTGGTGCTTGCGAGTGGTCGTCCGACTTACGCTATGATCGATTTGGCAAAAGAGTTGGAGCTTGCCCGATACGGCAGCTATATCCTAAGTTTCAACGGGGCTTCCATCATCGACTGTAAAACAAATGAGTCCCTCTTCTCCAGTACCCTTCTTCCGGAAACCGTCCATCGTCTCTACGATTTAAGTAAACGGGAAAACATCGACATCCACACGTATGTCGGACACGAAATTTTGACGGAGAGAGCGAACGCCTTTACGACAATTGAAGGGGAACTGACGGGAATGGATGTCATTACTGTGACGGATTTCAAAGCATCCATCACAGAGCCGGTCGTCAAATGTTTGATGCTTGCGGAAGAAAATCGTTTGGCCGAAGTCGAGCAAAAACTTCAAGTCGAGTTAGCCGGTGAGCTCGCTGTCGCCCGCTCGAAGCCATTTTTCCTTGAGTTTACGGAAGCTGGCGTGACGAAAGGAACGAGTCTTGCCCTACTCGCTGAACGTCTCGGAATCAAGCAGTCGGATGTCATTGCCTGCGGAGACGGCAACAATGATTTATCGATGATCGAATGGGCCGGGCTTGGTGTCGCGATGGCGAATGCCGCCGATACTGTCAAAGAAAAAGCACAGTACATGACAGCTTCTAATGATGAGGATGGCATTGCCCTCGTCATCGAAAAATTCATGATGGACTGA
- a CDS encoding response regulator transcription factor, translating to MTKILVAEDEHAIRSFIVINLKRAGYEVIEAENGREALDYFEQQTFDILLLDIMMPEVDGFAVCEQARSKDEVVGIIMLTARTREEDKVMGLSVGADDYIAKPFSPAELLARIQSLLRRVETLRRRKQPRELISGPFRIDLGAKRVQKAGVDVEVTPTEYDLLCHFIKNEDQVMSRDELLDAVWGENYFGDRKTVDVNIRRLRQKIEENPAEPEFIETLWGHGYKWRNEK from the coding sequence ATGACTAAAATATTAGTGGCCGAGGATGAACATGCGATTCGTAGTTTCATCGTCATTAATTTAAAACGTGCAGGATATGAAGTGATTGAAGCAGAAAACGGACGGGAAGCATTGGACTACTTTGAGCAGCAAACGTTCGACATCCTGCTGCTCGACATCATGATGCCGGAAGTCGACGGATTCGCGGTTTGTGAACAAGCCCGCTCGAAAGATGAAGTCGTCGGCATCATCATGCTGACAGCACGGACGCGCGAAGAAGATAAAGTCATGGGACTCAGTGTCGGTGCGGATGATTATATTGCGAAGCCGTTCAGCCCGGCTGAACTGTTGGCGCGTATTCAATCCTTACTCCGCCGAGTCGAGACACTTCGCCGCCGAAAACAACCCCGTGAACTGATCTCAGGTCCTTTTCGAATTGACCTCGGAGCAAAGCGGGTCCAAAAAGCAGGTGTTGATGTCGAAGTCACACCGACAGAATACGATTTGTTATGCCATTTCATTAAAAATGAAGATCAGGTCATGTCCCGGGATGAGTTGCTCGATGCAGTGTGGGGCGAAAATTATTTTGGAGACCGTAAGACGGTCGACGTCAACATTCGGCGCCTGCGTCAGAAAATCGAAGAAAATCCAGCAGAACCCGAGTTCATCGAGACGTTATGGGGACACGGCTACAAGTGGCGTAACGAAAAATGA
- a CDS encoding sensor histidine kinase: protein MKRQILMRFMTIITVTVLLVIGILSFVTYNYYYVTATDVLKRHANASAILFANSGLAYDFQDSEATIHDVLDSYAYTDAEIEVLDVKGIPRYSSTGFVSKRNMTKQEVTRLLSGGTITKRYDDPTTNEHLLEVAEPIVSFGQTTGALRYTTSLAKIDQRVIEICLAIFLLGVVIWGLAYIYSSRLVSSIVRPIQEVIGASDQIAKQHYDVKVNEEYTFELGELARTINYMGQQIKQQETLKDEFISGISHELRTPLTSIKGWSETLLAEPERLPEEASLGMGIIHSETERLISLVEQLLDFSKLETSRLVLYRQEVNLTEIIETVTAQLRQKLEEKNIRIVRKLPAQVIGLYDENRLKQVFLNLLDNAIRFSPIDGEITIRLVRSERVLFLSFSDEGPGIPKNHLRHVTEKFYQVQKGKGGTGLGLAICRELVEAHEGKLFIDNQPEGGAIATILLPVTKA, encoded by the coding sequence ATGAAACGACAGATTTTGATGCGGTTCATGACGATCATTACGGTAACGGTTTTGCTGGTCATCGGAATTTTATCCTTCGTGACGTATAACTATTATTATGTGACGGCGACAGATGTCTTGAAACGGCATGCCAATGCAAGTGCCATCTTATTTGCAAACAGTGGTCTGGCTTATGATTTTCAAGACTCAGAAGCGACGATTCATGACGTGCTTGATTCATATGCCTACACAGATGCGGAAATTGAAGTATTGGATGTGAAGGGAATTCCCCGCTATTCGTCGACAGGTTTCGTCTCGAAACGGAATATGACGAAACAGGAAGTGACACGTCTGTTGAGCGGTGGAACGATCACAAAACGTTATGATGATCCGACGACGAATGAACATCTGCTTGAGGTGGCGGAACCGATCGTATCCTTCGGACAGACGACAGGAGCGCTACGTTATACGACGTCGCTTGCCAAGATTGATCAACGGGTCATTGAAATTTGTTTGGCGATTTTCTTATTAGGTGTCGTGATTTGGGGACTGGCCTACATTTATTCCTCCCGTCTCGTTTCGTCGATCGTTCGACCGATTCAGGAAGTTATCGGTGCATCCGATCAAATCGCAAAACAGCATTATGACGTCAAGGTCAATGAGGAGTATACGTTTGAACTGGGGGAACTTGCCCGAACGATCAACTATATGGGACAACAGATCAAGCAACAGGAAACATTGAAGGATGAGTTCATCTCCGGGATTTCGCACGAGTTACGAACACCGCTCACTTCCATTAAAGGATGGAGTGAAACATTACTGGCAGAACCGGAACGTTTACCGGAGGAAGCGTCGCTCGGGATGGGAATCATCCATTCGGAGACGGAACGGTTGATTTCGTTAGTGGAACAGTTGCTTGATTTTTCGAAACTGGAGACGAGCCGGCTCGTCTTATACCGGCAGGAAGTAAATTTGACTGAAATCATTGAAACGGTAACGGCACAATTGCGTCAAAAACTGGAAGAAAAAAACATCCGTATTGTCCGCAAATTGCCGGCACAGGTGATTGGTCTTTACGATGAAAACCGTTTAAAACAGGTCTTTTTAAATTTACTGGATAACGCGATCCGCTTTTCGCCGATTGACGGCGAAATCACAATTCGCCTTGTCCGCTCAGAACGTGTCCTCTTTTTATCTTTCAGCGATGAAGGACCCGGTATTCCTAAAAATCACCTCAGACATGTCACGGAAAAGTTTTATCAGGTTCAAAAAGGGAAAGGTGGAACAGGGTTAGGTCTCGCAATTTGCCGTGAACTGGTTGAAGCACATGAAGGGAAATTGTTCATCGATAATCAACCGGAAGGCGGAGCGATTGCAACGATCCTCCTGCCGGTCACGAAAGCATAA
- a CDS encoding DUF1499 domain-containing protein, whose translation MALGVSNGRLSPLTGKPNAVSTQTDKEALKMTPLPFNGNLAESKFQIMRVLQSLDRVTVVKEDPTYIHVVFSSKVLRFKDDVEFYFDEASQKIHFRSASRVGYSDWGVNRKRMEDISARYKEASR comes from the coding sequence ATGGCACTTGGCGTATCGAACGGCAGATTAAGTCCGCTTACAGGGAAACCGAACGCGGTATCGACACAGACGGATAAAGAAGCGTTGAAGATGACACCTTTACCGTTCAACGGAAATCTAGCAGAATCAAAATTTCAAATCATGCGAGTTCTTCAAAGTCTTGACCGGGTGACAGTAGTCAAAGAAGATCCAACGTACATTCATGTTGTCTTCTCGAGTAAAGTCCTTCGTTTTAAAGATGATGTTGAATTTTATTTCGACGAAGCTTCTCAAAAAATTCATTTCCGCTCAGCTTCCCGTGTCGGCTATTCCGACTGGGGCGTTAACCGAAAACGAATGGAAGACATTTCGGCACGATATAAGGAGGCTTCCCGATGA
- a CDS encoding dihydrolipoyl dehydrogenase family protein, with translation MKSYQLVVIGGGAAGMTIAAGAASLGAHVALIERHTHLGGDCLHYGCVPSKALIEAAHDVHVMKQTAAKYNVTLNGDAVYSKTKASVDRARNIIQSHDGTKRFEELGVDVYIGEASFLSANEVEVAGQLVVGEKFAISTGSQPIIPPIEGLDTIPYLTNETIFEQTERPERLLVIGGGAIGLELSQAYAHLGTEVTVIEGAKSLMPKEDRSMVTVLQRQIEQELTLHLDTTVTSVRKAANGIEVTVKTGEESRVIETDAVLVAVGRKPRIDALRLDRAGVHVEKGYVQVDGSLRTNQRHIFAVGDTIQSLPFTHVAGLEGKTVVTNALFGLRTKPDYRAVPWVTFTTPELFHLGLTEEEARQKYSDIKVYETGLDEVDRFVINGRTEGRVKLIADKRGKLIGAHAIGEQAGEWMQEVVYAMARKDKVGQLSRVVHPYPIRGAAVQRAADLYWRERLFDGPLPKWLKRYFDWKQGE, from the coding sequence ATGAAAAGTTATCAGTTGGTCGTAATTGGTGGTGGAGCAGCCGGAATGACAATTGCGGCAGGAGCAGCCAGTCTTGGTGCCCATGTCGCATTGATTGAGCGTCATACACATTTAGGTGGAGATTGTTTGCATTACGGTTGTGTCCCGTCAAAAGCGTTGATTGAAGCTGCACATGACGTCCATGTCATGAAGCAGACGGCAGCCAAATACAACGTGACATTAAACGGAGACGCAGTGTACAGCAAAACAAAAGCAAGCGTCGACCGTGCCCGGAATATCATTCAGTCGCATGACGGAACGAAACGGTTCGAAGAGCTTGGTGTCGATGTTTACATCGGCGAAGCCAGTTTCTTGAGTGCCAATGAAGTTGAAGTAGCGGGTCAACTGGTTGTCGGAGAGAAATTCGCGATTTCGACGGGATCACAGCCGATCATTCCGCCGATTGAGGGGCTTGATACGATTCCGTACTTAACGAATGAGACGATTTTTGAACAAACGGAACGCCCTGAACGATTGCTGGTCATCGGCGGCGGAGCGATTGGTCTCGAATTATCGCAAGCCTATGCCCATCTCGGAACGGAAGTGACCGTGATTGAAGGTGCTAAATCCTTGATGCCAAAAGAAGACCGCAGCATGGTCACGGTACTACAACGACAAATCGAACAAGAATTGACACTCCATTTGGATACGACCGTCACAAGTGTCCGGAAAGCTGCGAACGGAATCGAAGTCACAGTCAAAACAGGCGAAGAATCCCGTGTCATTGAAACGGATGCCGTACTCGTGGCTGTTGGCCGGAAGCCGCGGATTGATGCGTTACGCCTTGATCGCGCAGGTGTTCATGTTGAAAAAGGTTATGTTCAAGTCGATGGTTCCCTTCGGACGAACCAACGTCATATCTTTGCTGTCGGTGATACGATTCAATCGTTGCCGTTTACGCACGTGGCTGGTCTTGAAGGGAAAACAGTCGTTACGAACGCTTTGTTCGGCTTACGTACTAAACCAGATTACCGTGCCGTTCCATGGGTGACGTTTACGACACCTGAACTGTTCCACCTGGGACTGACAGAAGAAGAAGCACGTCAAAAATACAGCGACATCAAAGTTTACGAAACCGGACTTGATGAAGTCGATCGGTTTGTCATCAATGGTCGGACGGAAGGACGCGTCAAACTGATTGCCGATAAACGCGGTAAACTGATTGGTGCCCATGCAATTGGTGAGCAAGCCGGCGAATGGATGCAGGAAGTCGTTTATGCGATGGCTCGTAAAGATAAGGTCGGTCAGTTATCCCGTGTCGTTCATCCGTATCCGATTCGTGGTGCTGCGGTCCAACGTGCAGCTGATTTATACTGGCGTGAACGTCTCTTTGACGGTCCGTTGCCAAAATGGTTAAAACGATACTTTGATTGGAAACAAGGAGAATAA
- a CDS encoding DUF420 domain-containing protein has product MQQSAKKRNFVPVVILLTLVINLLVALLFFAPPLQIGDGFDWTLLPFLNAIFNSFTFMLLLGAWISIRRGNRINHRRFIGGAMTTTTLFLISYVTYHAVSESTKFGGEGFVRPIYFFILISHIILAAVIVPLVLMSLAHALNQNFEKHKKWTRFTMPLWLYVSLTGVIVYVMIRPYY; this is encoded by the coding sequence ATGCAACAATCTGCTAAAAAACGTAATTTCGTTCCGGTCGTCATCCTCTTGACGCTCGTCATCAATCTGTTGGTCGCGCTGTTGTTTTTTGCACCGCCTTTACAGATCGGTGACGGGTTTGACTGGACGCTGCTTCCTTTTTTAAACGCCATCTTCAACAGCTTCACGTTCATGTTGTTGCTCGGTGCCTGGATTTCGATCCGTCGGGGAAACCGGATCAATCACCGTCGCTTTATCGGCGGTGCCATGACGACGACGACGTTATTCTTGATTTCGTACGTGACGTATCATGCGGTCAGTGAATCGACGAAGTTCGGCGGAGAAGGGTTTGTCCGTCCCATCTATTTCTTTATTCTGATTTCGCATATCATTTTAGCAGCGGTCATCGTTCCGCTCGTCTTGATGTCGCTCGCTCATGCATTGAATCAAAATTTTGAGAAACATAAGAAGTGGACGCGTTTTACGATGCCGCTTTGGTTATATGTCAGTCTCACGGGTGTTATCGTCTATGTGATGATTCGTCCGTACTATTAA
- a CDS encoding flagellar motor protein MotB, with translation MKRKKKPHDEHISEGWLIPYADLLTLLLALFIVLFASSNVDAVKLKAMSQSFSSVFNGGSGMITNSSLSTSQEEEDSKKTDARTKAQSYEIAELEKIKEEANDYIKQQKLEKDIKVEVTNEGLVFTIRDRALFSPAQADVKGDAIQIAQGMSTLLVKAGQRQIQVSGHTDNIPINTVQYPSNWELSAERAISFMRALQRNPQLAPKRFTVSGYGEYQPIASNDSENGRSQNRRVEVLIRPLIDIKAQNVLDKTKVKP, from the coding sequence ATGAAACGGAAAAAGAAGCCGCATGATGAACACATTTCCGAAGGCTGGCTGATTCCTTATGCCGATCTCCTTACCTTGTTACTCGCTCTGTTCATCGTTCTTTTCGCTTCGAGTAACGTCGATGCCGTCAAACTGAAAGCAATGTCTCAATCGTTCAGTTCTGTCTTCAATGGTGGTTCAGGCATGATTACGAACAGTTCCTTATCGACCTCACAGGAAGAAGAGGACTCGAAAAAGACTGATGCCCGAACGAAAGCACAAAGCTATGAAATCGCTGAACTCGAAAAAATCAAAGAAGAAGCAAATGACTACATCAAACAGCAGAAGCTTGAAAAAGACATCAAAGTTGAGGTCACGAATGAAGGGCTTGTCTTTACGATCCGTGACCGGGCCCTCTTTTCACCTGCCCAAGCAGATGTAAAAGGTGATGCGATTCAAATCGCTCAAGGCATGAGTACCCTGCTTGTCAAAGCAGGACAGCGTCAGATCCAGGTTTCGGGTCATACGGATAACATTCCGATTAATACCGTTCAGTATCCGTCGAACTGGGAACTCAGTGCAGAACGGGCCATCAGTTTCATGCGTGCCCTTCAGCGGAATCCACAGCTTGCTCCAAAACGATTTACGGTCAGCGGATACGGAGAGTATCAACCGATTGCTTCAAATGATTCAGAAAACGGTCGCAGTCAAAACCGGCGTGTTGAGGTCTTGATCCGTCCACTAATTGACATCAAAGCACAAAATGTCTTGGATAAAACGAAGGTAAAACCGTAA
- the motA gene encoding flagellar motor stator protein MotA, which translates to MDIVSIIGIILGLITLVGGMILKGASPIALLNPAALVIIFVGTAAAIMISFPKERLKIIPALFKVIFFEQQLMTKQTLLQQFLTLSTQARKEGLLSLETALEEVDNAFMRRGVMMVIDGQPSEYVEDVMTRDLENMTERHHANANIFTQAGTYAPTLGVLGAVVGLVAALSDLSDIEKLGHAISGAFIATLFGIFTGYVLWFPFATKLKQKSATEIQLYEMMIEGILSIQNGESPKNLEDKLLVYLTPKERATYETEKEAA; encoded by the coding sequence ATGGATATCGTGTCGATTATTGGTATTATACTAGGGCTCATCACCTTAGTCGGAGGAATGATTTTAAAAGGGGCCTCTCCGATCGCATTGCTGAACCCCGCGGCACTCGTTATTATTTTTGTCGGTACAGCGGCAGCAATCATGATTTCGTTCCCGAAAGAACGCTTAAAAATCATCCCTGCTTTGTTTAAAGTCATTTTCTTTGAACAACAACTGATGACGAAACAGACATTGCTTCAACAATTTTTAACCCTCTCGACACAAGCCCGAAAAGAAGGTTTATTGTCACTTGAAACGGCACTCGAAGAAGTGGATAATGCGTTCATGCGCCGCGGTGTCATGATGGTTATCGATGGTCAACCGTCAGAATACGTCGAAGACGTCATGACCCGCGACCTTGAAAACATGACCGAACGGCACCATGCGAATGCCAACATCTTCACGCAAGCCGGTACATATGCACCGACCCTCGGTGTACTCGGGGCTGTCGTCGGACTCGTTGCCGCGCTATCCGATCTATCAGATATCGAAAAGCTGGGGCACGCGATTTCCGGGGCCTTCATCGCAACGCTATTTGGGATTTTCACAGGATATGTCCTATGGTTCCCATTTGCGACAAAGTTAAAGCAGAAGTCAGCCACTGAAATCCAACTCTATGAAATGATGATTGAAGGAATCTTATCAATCCAGAACGGAGAATCTCCTAAAAACCTGGAGGATAAGTTACTTGTCTATCTGACACCGAAGGAGCGTGCGACGTATGAAACGGAAAAAGAAGCCGCATGA